In the genome of Pseudomonas protegens, one region contains:
- the mreD gene encoding rod shape-determining protein MreD, with translation MAGTPYSQNGWIVWLTFLIGMLLSVSPLPQFMEVLRPLWLALLLAFWALALPHKVGMVTAWCLGLAEDVLYGTLLGQNALILTLITFLVLSLQQRLRMFPMWQQSLVILVIFGLAQLVQLWLSALTGNRQPTLALVLPALVSALLWPWVSFGLRGLRRRFKIN, from the coding sequence ATGGCGGGCACTCCCTATTCACAAAACGGCTGGATCGTCTGGCTGACGTTCCTGATCGGCATGTTGCTCAGCGTGTCGCCACTGCCTCAGTTCATGGAAGTCCTGCGCCCGTTGTGGCTGGCCCTGTTGCTGGCTTTCTGGGCCCTGGCCCTGCCGCACAAGGTCGGTATGGTCACCGCTTGGTGCCTGGGGCTCGCGGAAGACGTGCTGTACGGCACGCTGCTGGGACAGAACGCGCTGATTCTGACCCTGATCACGTTCCTCGTGCTGTCCTTGCAGCAGCGCCTGCGGATGTTCCCGATGTGGCAGCAAAGCCTGGTGATCCTGGTGATCTTCGGCCTGGCGCAGCTGGTCCAGCTCTGGCTCAGCGCCCTGACCGGCAATCGCCAGCCAACCCTGGCGCTGGTGCTGCCGGCCCTGGTCAGCGCCTTGTTGTGGCCTTGGGTCAGCTTCGGCCTGCGTGGCTTGCGTCGACGTTTCAAAATCAATTAA
- the rng gene encoding ribonuclease G codes for MSEEILINITPMESRVAVVENGVLQEVHVERTQRRGIVGNIYKGKVVRVLPGMQAAFVDIGLDRAAFIHASEISTREGTAVESISALVHEGQSLVVQVTKDPIGTKGARLTTQLSIPSRYLVYMPRTAHVGISLKIEDEAERERLKQVVSDCVAQEGIKEAGGFILRTAAEGAGADEILMDIRYLRRLWDQIGAQIKTIGAPNVIYEDLGLALRTLRDLVNPKIEKIRIDSRETFQKTTQFVAELMPEIADRLEHYPGERPIFDLYGVEDEVQRALERKVPLKSGGYLVVDPAEAMTTIDVNTGAFVGHRNLEETIFKTNLEAATAIARQLRLRNLGGIIIIDFIDMEDEEHQRQVLRTLEKQLERDHAKTNIIGITELGLVQMTRKRTRESLEQVLCEPCSSCQGRGKLKTPETICYEIFREILREARAYQAEGYRVLANQKVVDRLLDEESGNVAELEAFIGRTIRFQVETMYSQEQYDVVLL; via the coding sequence ATGAGTGAAGAGATTCTGATCAACATCACGCCGATGGAATCGCGGGTGGCGGTGGTCGAAAACGGAGTGCTGCAAGAGGTTCACGTCGAGCGCACCCAGCGCCGTGGCATTGTCGGCAACATTTACAAAGGCAAGGTGGTACGGGTCCTGCCCGGCATGCAGGCGGCCTTCGTCGACATTGGCCTGGATCGCGCGGCCTTTATCCATGCGTCGGAAATCTCCACCCGTGAAGGCACGGCGGTGGAGAGCATCAGCGCCCTGGTCCATGAAGGGCAGAGCCTGGTGGTGCAGGTCACCAAGGATCCCATCGGCACCAAGGGCGCGCGCCTGACCACCCAGCTGTCGATTCCGTCGCGTTATCTGGTGTACATGCCGCGCACCGCCCATGTCGGCATTTCGCTGAAGATCGAGGACGAGGCCGAGCGCGAGCGCCTGAAACAGGTGGTCAGCGACTGCGTGGCCCAGGAAGGCATCAAGGAAGCCGGCGGTTTCATTCTGCGCACCGCCGCCGAGGGCGCCGGGGCCGACGAGATCCTCATGGACATCCGCTACCTGCGCCGGCTGTGGGATCAGATTGGCGCGCAGATCAAGACCATCGGCGCGCCCAATGTGATCTACGAAGACCTGGGCCTGGCCTTGCGCACCCTGCGCGACCTGGTGAACCCGAAGATCGAGAAGATCCGCATCGACTCCCGGGAAACCTTCCAGAAGACCACGCAATTCGTGGCTGAACTGATGCCGGAAATTGCCGATCGCCTGGAACACTATCCCGGCGAGCGGCCGATCTTTGACCTGTACGGGGTCGAGGATGAAGTGCAAAGGGCGCTCGAACGCAAGGTGCCGCTCAAGTCCGGCGGCTATCTGGTGGTGGACCCGGCAGAAGCCATGACCACCATCGACGTCAATACCGGTGCCTTCGTCGGTCATCGCAATCTTGAGGAAACCATCTTCAAGACCAACCTCGAAGCCGCCACCGCCATTGCCCGGCAACTGCGCCTGCGCAACCTGGGCGGGATCATCATCATCGACTTCATCGACATGGAAGACGAAGAACACCAGCGCCAGGTGCTGCGGACCCTGGAAAAACAGCTGGAGCGCGATCACGCCAAGACCAACATCATCGGCATCACCGAGCTGGGCCTGGTGCAGATGACCCGCAAGCGCACCCGGGAAAGCCTGGAACAAGTGCTTTGCGAGCCCTGCAGCAGTTGCCAGGGACGGGGCAAGCTGAAGACCCCGGAAACCATCTGTTACGAAATATTCCGCGAAATTCTCCGTGAGGCCCGGGCTTATCAGGCAGAAGGGTACCGAGTGCTGGCCAATCAGAAAGTGGTGGATCGCCTGCTGGACGAAGAGTCGGGCAACGTCGCGGAGTTGGAAGCTTTTATCGGCCGGACCATCAGGTTCCAGGTCGAAACCATGTATTCCCAGGAACAATACGACGTGGTGCTGCTCTGA
- a CDS encoding nucleoside triphosphate pyrophosphatase — protein sequence MNPLYLASGSPRRRELLTQIGVPFTAISADIDETPLADESPAAYVERLARGKAAAGRALITSSESQAPACVLGADTAVVLDGRILGKPRDQADAQEMLMALSDREHEVLTAIALLDGERCESRVVRSLVRFRPISAAEAALYWASGEPRDKAGGYAIQGLAAVFVAGLNGSYSAVVGLPVCETAELLGHFGIPCWQNLPVR from the coding sequence ATGAATCCGCTTTACCTCGCCTCCGGTTCGCCCCGCCGACGTGAGCTGCTCACCCAGATCGGTGTGCCGTTCACCGCCATCAGCGCTGACATCGATGAAACGCCGCTGGCCGACGAATCCCCGGCCGCCTATGTCGAGCGCCTGGCTCGGGGCAAGGCGGCTGCCGGCCGTGCCCTGATCACCAGCAGCGAATCCCAGGCTCCGGCCTGCGTGCTGGGTGCCGATACCGCCGTGGTGCTCGATGGACGGATCCTGGGCAAGCCCCGGGACCAGGCCGACGCCCAGGAAATGCTCATGGCGCTGTCCGACCGCGAGCATGAAGTGTTGACCGCCATAGCCCTGCTCGACGGCGAGCGCTGCGAATCGCGAGTGGTGCGCAGCCTGGTGCGTTTTCGCCCCATTTCGGCGGCGGAAGCGGCGCTCTACTGGGCCAGCGGCGAGCCTCGGGACAAAGCCGGCGGCTATGCTATCCAAGGGCTTGCGGCGGTATTTGTCGCCGGGCTCAATGGCAGTTATTCCGCCGTGGTCGGCTTGCCGGTATGCGAAACCGCAGAATTGCTCGGCCATTTCGGCATACCCTGTTGGCAAAACCTTCCAGTGCGCTAA
- the gatC gene encoding Asp-tRNA(Asn)/Glu-tRNA(Gln) amidotransferase subunit GatC, producing MALERSDVEKIAHLASIKLNEGDLPHITSALNSILGLVDEMQAVDTDGIEPLAHPLEASQRLRADVVTESNHREAYQSIAPAVENGLYLVPKVID from the coding sequence ATGGCGCTTGAACGCTCCGACGTGGAAAAAATCGCCCATTTGGCCAGCATCAAGCTCAATGAAGGCGATCTTCCACACATCACCTCCGCCCTGAACAGCATTCTCGGGCTGGTGGATGAAATGCAGGCAGTCGATACCGACGGTATCGAGCCCCTGGCCCACCCTCTGGAAGCCAGCCAGCGCCTGCGCGCAGACGTTGTGACCGAGTCCAATCATCGCGAGGCTTATCAGTCCATCGCACCAGCGGTCGAAAACGGCCTGTATCTGGTTCCGAAAGTCATCGACTAA
- the mreC gene encoding rod shape-determining protein MreC, which translates to MLVVLSVALMVVDARFTLLKPVRSQMSLVLMQSYWITDLPQRLWQGVASQFGSRTELVAENEKLKTENLLLQGRLQKLAALTEQNVRLRELLNSSALVNEKVEVAELIGMDPNPFTHRIIINKGERDGVFLGQPVLDARGLMGQVVELMPYTSRVLLLTDTTHSIPVQVNRNGLRAIASGTGNPERLELRHVADTADIKEGDLLVSSGLGQRFPAGYPVATVKEVIHDSGQPFAIVRAVPTAALNRSRYLLLVFSDPRTAEERANDAAQAQEAQDQQGGNAAPAVPATVPKPAANAAAPASAAPAAPVTPAKPAAHAPAKPVHKPVVKPAATKPAATAPATTGGRE; encoded by the coding sequence GTGCTGGTCGTGCTGTCGGTCGCACTGATGGTGGTCGATGCCCGCTTCACACTGCTCAAGCCAGTGCGTAGCCAGATGTCGCTGGTGCTGATGCAGTCCTACTGGATCACCGACCTGCCGCAGCGGCTATGGCAGGGCGTGGCCAGTCAGTTCGGCAGCCGTACCGAGCTGGTCGCTGAAAACGAAAAACTCAAGACCGAGAACCTGCTGCTGCAGGGGCGCCTGCAAAAGCTCGCGGCCCTGACCGAGCAGAACGTGCGCCTGCGCGAACTGCTCAACTCCTCGGCACTGGTCAACGAGAAGGTCGAAGTGGCCGAGTTGATCGGCATGGACCCGAACCCCTTCACCCACCGCATCATCATCAATAAAGGTGAGCGCGATGGCGTCTTTCTCGGTCAGCCGGTGCTCGATGCCCGTGGCCTGATGGGCCAGGTGGTGGAGTTGATGCCCTACACCTCCCGCGTCCTGCTGCTCACCGACACCACCCATAGCATTCCGGTACAGGTCAATCGCAACGGTCTGCGCGCCATTGCCAGCGGCACCGGCAATCCGGAGCGGCTGGAACTGCGCCATGTCGCCGACACCGCGGATATAAAGGAAGGCGACCTGCTGGTCAGCTCCGGCCTCGGCCAGCGTTTCCCGGCCGGCTACCCGGTGGCCACGGTCAAGGAAGTGATCCACGACTCCGGCCAGCCATTCGCCATTGTGCGGGCGGTGCCCACGGCCGCGTTGAACCGCAGCCGCTACCTGCTGCTGGTGTTCAGCGATCCGCGTACCGCCGAGGAGCGGGCCAACGATGCCGCCCAGGCCCAGGAAGCCCAGGATCAGCAAGGTGGCAACGCGGCGCCGGCGGTGCCGGCCACGGTGCCCAAGCCTGCGGCGAACGCTGCTGCTCCCGCCAGCGCTGCTCCTGCTGCGCCTGTGACTCCGGCCAAGCCTGCGGCCCATGCTCCGGCCAAGCCGGTCCATAAACCTGTGGTGAAGCCGGCGGCGACCAAGCCTGCGGCCACAGCACCGGCCACCACCGGAGGAAGAGAATAA
- the mreB gene encoding rod shape-determining protein MreB, with product MFKKLRGMFSSDLSIDLGTANTLIYVRERGIVLNEPSVVAIRTHGNQKSVVAVGTEAKRMLGRTPGNIAAIRPMKDGVIADFSVCEKMLQYFINKVHENSFLQPSPRVLICVPCKSTQVERRAIRESALGAGAREVFLIEEPMAAAIGAGLPVEEARGSMVVDIGGGTTEIALISLNGVVYAESVRVGGDRFDEAIITYVRRNYGSLIGESTAERIKQEIGTAYPGGEVREVDVRGRNLAEGVPRAFTLNSNEVLEALQESLATIVQAVKSALEQSPPELASDIAERGLVLTGGGALLRDLDKLLAQETGLPVIVAEDPLTCVARGGGRALEMMDKHTMDLLSSE from the coding sequence ATGTTCAAGAAACTGCGTGGCATGTTTTCCAGCGATCTTTCCATTGACCTGGGCACTGCCAACACCCTTATTTACGTGCGCGAGCGCGGTATTGTCCTGAATGAACCATCGGTTGTGGCCATTCGGACCCACGGTAATCAGAAAAGTGTTGTTGCGGTTGGTACCGAGGCCAAGCGCATGCTCGGTCGTACTCCGGGCAACATTGCCGCCATTCGTCCGATGAAGGACGGCGTGATCGCCGACTTCAGCGTCTGCGAAAAGATGCTGCAGTACTTCATCAACAAGGTTCATGAAAACAGCTTTCTGCAGCCCAGCCCTCGTGTGCTGATCTGCGTTCCATGCAAGTCCACCCAGGTTGAGCGTCGCGCCATCCGTGAATCGGCCCTTGGTGCCGGTGCCCGTGAAGTGTTCCTGATCGAAGAGCCCATGGCCGCTGCCATTGGCGCTGGCCTGCCGGTTGAAGAAGCCCGCGGTTCGATGGTCGTGGACATCGGTGGCGGTACCACTGAAATCGCCCTGATCTCCCTGAACGGCGTGGTCTATGCCGAATCCGTGCGGGTTGGCGGCGACCGCTTCGACGAAGCGATCATCACCTACGTGCGTCGCAACTACGGCAGCCTGATCGGCGAATCCACCGCCGAGCGCATCAAGCAGGAAATCGGCACCGCCTACCCGGGCGGCGAAGTGCGCGAAGTCGATGTGCGCGGCCGTAACCTGGCCGAAGGCGTGCCACGTGCCTTCACCCTGAACTCCAACGAAGTGCTGGAAGCTCTGCAAGAGTCCCTGGCGACCATCGTTCAGGCGGTGAAAAGCGCCCTGGAGCAATCGCCGCCGGAACTGGCTTCGGACATCGCCGAGCGTGGCCTGGTGCTGACCGGTGGTGGCGCCCTGCTGCGTGATCTGGACAAGCTGCTGGCCCAGGAAACCGGTCTGCCGGTGATCGTCGCCGAAGACCCGCTGACCTGTGTCGCTCGCGGCGGTGGCCGTGCATTGGAAATGATGGACAAACACACCATGGACCTGCTCTCCAGCGAATAA